The Dioscorea cayenensis subsp. rotundata cultivar TDr96_F1 chromosome 7, TDr96_F1_v2_PseudoChromosome.rev07_lg8_w22 25.fasta, whole genome shotgun sequence genome includes a region encoding these proteins:
- the LOC120265697 gene encoding hexokinase-3-like, translated as MGRVGLGLAVGCAVVASGIAVVAVWRRVRSRRGWARAVAVLKEFEEGCATPVSRLRQVVDAMAVEMHAGLASDGGSKLRMLLTFVDALPNGNEKGTYYALHLGGANFRVLKVELGGTRSTIMKHHDEYQIIPQDLVASTIEGLFDFLAMTLKRLVEKDDEGSGQSDDTIKELGFTFPFPLKQLSISSGTLVKWTKEFAIEDANGKDVAQCLHEALIKSGLEMQVAALVNDTVGTLALGHYEDEDTVAAVIIGTGTNACYVERTDAIIKCQGLLTNSDEMVINMEWGNFWSSHLPRTPYDFDLDDESPNQYDQGFEKMISGMYLGDIVRRVLLRMSQQSDIFGESAHHLSTPFILSTPLMASMHEDSTPDLKVAERILLDELKLPNVSLKARRLVVRVCDVVTQRAARLAAAGIVGILKKIGRDGSGGVASGRVRGKPKRTVVAIEGALYVSYSSFREYLHEAVAEILGEEVAPNVVLRVTEDGSGVGAALLAASHSLQR; from the exons ATGGGGAGGGTGGGGTTGGGACTGGCTGTGGGGTGTGCGGTGGTGGCTAGTGGGATCGCAGTGGTGGCGGTGTGGAGGAGAGTGAGGAGTCGCAGAGGTTGGGCTAGGGCTGTTGCTGTGCTTAAAGAGTTTGAGGAGGGTTGTGCTACGCCCGTTTCTAGGCTGCGACAGGTGGTGGATGCCATGGCGGTGGAGATGCATGCTGGATTGGCGTCTGATGGTGGGAGTAAACTTAGGATGCTTTTGACCTTCGTTGATGCCCTCCCTAATGG gAATGAAAAAGGTACCTATTATGCTCTTCATCTTGGAGGCGCTAATTTTAGAGTGTTGAAAGTTGAGCTAGGAGGTACAAGGTCAACGATCATGAAGCACCATGATGAATACCAAATAATTCCTCAAGATTTGGTGGCCAGTACTATTGAG GGACTTTTTGATTTTCTTGCCATGACCCTGAAACGTTTAGTTGAAAAAGATGACGAAGGTTCTGGGCAATCAGATGACACAATAAAGGAGCTTGGATTCACATTTCCTTTTCCTCTCAAACAATTGTCTATTTCTTCTGGCACTCTTGTCAAGTGGACAAAAGAATTTGCAATTGAAGACGCT AATGGAAAGGATGTTGCCCAATGTTTACATGAAGCCCTAATAAAGAGCGGTTTGGAAATGCAGGTTGCAGCATTG GTTAATGATACTGTGGGGACATTAGCTCTTGGTCATTATGAAGATGAAGACACTGTGGCTGCAGTGATTATTGGAACGGGTACCAATGCCTGCTACGTTGAACGCACTGATGCAATAATTAAATGTCAAGGGCTTCTTACAAATTCTGATGAAatg GTTATTAACATGGAATGGGGAAATTTTTGGTCATCACATTTGCCCAGAACACCTTATGATTTTGATCTTGATGATGAAAGCCCAAATCAATATGATCAG GGTTTTGAGAAAATGATTTCAGGAATGTATTTGGGGGACATTGTAAGAAGAGTGCTTCTCAGAATGTCTCAACAATCCGATATCTTTGGTGAAAGTGCTCATCATTTATCAACCCCATTCATATTGAG CACACCTTTGATGGCCTCCATGCATGAAGACAGCACTCCTGACTTGAAAGTGGCTGAGAGAATACTGTTGGATGAGTTGAAG TTGCCCAACGTTTCTCTCAAGGCTCGCAGACTTGTTGTAAGAGTATGCGATGTGGTAACCCAAAGGGCTGCCCGGCTGGCTGCAGCAGGCATTGTCGGAATACTAAAGAAAATTGGAAGAGATGGGAGCGGTGGGGTTGCGAGCGGAAGAGTACGAGGCAAACCAAAGCGAACGGTGGTGGCCATTGAAGGTGCTCTGTACGTGAGCTATTCATCGTTCAGAGAGTACCTACATGAGGCAGTGGCCGAAATATTGGGGGAGGAAGTTGCACCAAATGTAGTTCTCAGAGTAACTGAAGATGGATCAGGCGTAGGTGCTGCTCTATTAGCGGCATCACACTCATTACAAAGGTGA